The following coding sequences are from one Collimonas arenae window:
- the hmgA gene encoding homogentisate 1,2-dioxygenase has product MENTLRYQTGFCNDFASEALSGALPLAQNSPQKAPYGLYAEQLSGTAFTAPRAHNRRSWLYRIRPGAMHHAFEKIEHGLLTSGPFTAVDTPPNQLRWNSLPLPADDRPTDFIDGIVTFAGNGDPAAQAGIAIHLYVANRSMHDRFFYNADGELLIVPQQGRLLARTEMGLLDVKPGEIVVIPRGVRFRIELPDGAARGYICENYGAAFQLPELGPIGANGLANARDFQAPVAAYEDREGEFQLLAKFGGKLWAARIDHSPLDVVAWHGNYAPYKYDLSLFNTINTVSYDHPDPSIFTVLTSPSDTAGTANVDFVIFPSRWMVAEHTFRPPWFHRNVMSEYMGLIHGAYDAKADGFTPGGGSLHNCMSGHGPDAATFDKASNATLAPHRIDNTMAFMFESRYLIHPTPYALATPQLQRDYLQCWHGLQKHFNGQP; this is encoded by the coding sequence ATGGAAAACACACTCCGCTACCAGACCGGATTTTGCAATGACTTTGCCAGCGAAGCCTTGTCCGGCGCGTTGCCGCTTGCACAGAATTCACCGCAGAAGGCGCCTTATGGCCTGTACGCAGAACAACTCTCCGGCACCGCATTCACCGCGCCGCGCGCGCACAACCGGCGCTCCTGGCTATACCGGATTCGTCCCGGCGCGATGCATCACGCCTTTGAGAAAATCGAACACGGCTTGCTAACCAGCGGACCGTTCACGGCGGTCGATACGCCGCCTAACCAGCTGCGCTGGAATTCGCTGCCGCTCCCGGCAGATGACCGGCCAACCGATTTCATCGATGGCATCGTCACCTTTGCCGGTAACGGCGATCCGGCGGCGCAAGCCGGCATTGCGATTCACCTGTACGTGGCGAATCGTTCGATGCATGATCGCTTCTTCTACAATGCCGACGGTGAACTGTTGATCGTGCCGCAGCAAGGGCGTTTGCTGGCCAGGACTGAAATGGGCCTGCTCGACGTCAAGCCGGGTGAAATTGTGGTGATTCCACGTGGCGTGCGCTTTCGCATTGAATTGCCGGACGGTGCGGCGCGTGGCTACATTTGCGAAAACTACGGCGCGGCTTTCCAACTGCCGGAACTGGGTCCGATCGGCGCCAACGGTTTGGCCAATGCTCGTGATTTCCAGGCCCCGGTCGCTGCCTATGAGGATCGTGAAGGTGAGTTCCAGTTGCTGGCGAAATTCGGCGGCAAGCTGTGGGCGGCGCGCATTGACCATTCGCCGCTGGACGTGGTGGCCTGGCACGGTAACTACGCACCCTATAAATACGACTTGAGTTTGTTCAATACCATCAACACGGTCAGCTACGATCATCCTGATCCGTCGATTTTCACGGTGCTGACTTCGCCGTCGGATACCGCCGGTACCGCCAACGTCGATTTCGTGATTTTCCCGTCGCGTTGGATGGTGGCCGAGCACACATTCCGCCCGCCATGGTTCCACCGCAACGTCATGAGCGAATACATGGGGCTGATTCACGGCGCCTACGATGCCAAGGCCGACGGTTTCACGCCCGGCGGCGGCAGCCTGCACAATTGCATGAGTGGCCACGGCCCCGATGCCGCTACTTTCGACAAGGCATCCAATGCCACATTGGCGCCGCATCGCATCGACAATACAATGGCCTTCATGTTCGAAAGCCGCTACCTGATTCATCCGACGCCATACGCGTTGGCGACGCCGCAATTGCAGCGTGATTACTTGCAATGCTGGCATGGCTTGCAAAAGCATTTCAACGGTCAACCTTAA
- the fahA gene encoding fumarylacetoacetase: protein MQTNDPTLKSFIPTPPESHFPIQNLPFGVFSTAADPAPRVGVAIGDHILDLAAIAEAGLLNVKPEIFRQASLNAFIALGRPTWRGTRAAISDLLRADNLQLRDNQALRAKALVAQDQATLHLPVEIPGYTDFYSSMEHATNVGSMFRDPANALLPNWLHIPIGYNGRASSVVVSGTPVQRPNGQLKLPDAEAPVFGACRKLDFELETGFIIGQPNALGEPIDIANAEQHIFGMVLLNDWSARDLQQWEYVPLGPFNSKSFATSISPWVVSMDALEPFRAESPVQQPEPLPYLKQSGKNGYDITLEVSLKAGQSAAPQTICRTNFKAMYWTMVQQLAHHTVSGCNTRIGDLMGSGTISGSTPGAYGSLLELTWNGKNPLVLADGSQRTFIQDGDEVAMTGWCQGDGYRVGFGAVSGKVLPARG, encoded by the coding sequence ATGCAAACCAACGATCCAACATTGAAATCATTTATCCCGACGCCGCCGGAGTCGCATTTTCCAATCCAGAACCTGCCGTTCGGCGTGTTCAGCACGGCCGCCGATCCGGCGCCGCGCGTGGGCGTGGCAATCGGCGATCATATCCTCGATCTGGCTGCGATTGCCGAGGCCGGGCTGTTGAATGTCAAACCGGAAATTTTCCGTCAGGCCAGCCTCAACGCATTTATCGCACTCGGCCGCCCGACATGGCGCGGCACCCGTGCCGCCATCAGCGATCTACTGCGCGCCGACAACCTGCAACTGCGCGATAACCAGGCGTTGCGCGCCAAAGCATTGGTTGCACAAGATCAAGCAACGCTGCATCTGCCGGTAGAGATTCCAGGCTATACCGATTTCTATTCGTCGATGGAACATGCAACCAACGTCGGCTCGATGTTCCGCGATCCGGCCAATGCGCTGCTGCCGAACTGGTTGCACATCCCGATCGGCTACAACGGCCGCGCCAGTTCAGTGGTGGTCAGCGGCACGCCGGTGCAACGTCCGAACGGCCAGCTGAAATTGCCGGATGCCGAAGCGCCGGTATTTGGCGCTTGCCGCAAACTCGATTTCGAACTGGAAACCGGCTTCATCATCGGCCAGCCGAATGCGCTAGGTGAGCCGATTGATATCGCCAATGCCGAGCAGCATATTTTCGGCATGGTGCTGCTCAATGACTGGAGCGCGCGTGATTTGCAGCAATGGGAATACGTACCGCTCGGTCCGTTCAACAGCAAGTCGTTTGCGACTTCGATTTCGCCATGGGTGGTCAGCATGGATGCATTGGAGCCGTTCCGGGCCGAGAGCCCGGTGCAGCAACCAGAGCCGTTGCCATATTTGAAGCAGAGCGGAAAAAACGGTTACGACATCACACTGGAAGTCTCGCTCAAGGCAGGCCAAAGCGCAGCGCCGCAAACCATCTGCCGCACCAATTTCAAGGCGATGTATTGGACCATGGTGCAACAGCTGGCGCATCATACGGTATCGGGCTGCAATACGCGCATCGGTGACCTGATGGGTTCAGGTACGATCAGCGGCAGCACGCCAGGCGCCTACGGCAGCTTGCTGGAACTGACCTGGAACGGCAAGAATCCGCTGGTGCTGGCGGACGGCAGCCAGCGCACGTTTATTCAGGATGGCGATGAAGTGGCGATGACTGGCTGGTGTCAGGGCGACGGTTACCGGGTCGGCTTCGGCGCGGTCAGTGGCAAGGTATTGCCGGCGCGAGGGTGA
- the lpxO gene encoding lipid A hydroxylase LpxO, with protein MKWAVVSIFLLSVLYVHFRGKARLPFFRQLFDHSSIMAPLNIFMYMFSKVPTNTPYLPTSTFKDLKILEDNWETIRDEAKGLIGLEKIRAAEKNDDAGFNSFFKAGWKRFYLKWYDASHPSAEQFCPKTVALLRQTPSVKAAMFAELAPGGTLNPHRDPFAGSLRYHLGLVTPNDDRCFIEVNQQRYSWRDGQGVVFDETYIHWAQNGTDVNRIIIFCDIERPMRYRWAQAINRWLGRHMMSAAASPNETGDETGGINKLFRFVWAAGQYRRRLKKFSKPLYLCIKFGLIIGAVLAIIYL; from the coding sequence ATGAAATGGGCAGTAGTCAGTATTTTTCTTTTATCGGTGTTGTATGTGCACTTCCGCGGCAAGGCACGTCTGCCGTTCTTCCGCCAGCTGTTCGACCACTCGTCGATCATGGCGCCGCTGAACATCTTCATGTACATGTTTTCCAAGGTGCCGACCAACACGCCTTACCTGCCGACCAGCACTTTCAAAGACCTGAAAATACTGGAAGACAACTGGGAAACCATTCGCGATGAGGCCAAGGGTCTGATCGGCCTGGAAAAAATCCGCGCGGCGGAAAAGAACGACGACGCCGGCTTCAACTCTTTCTTCAAGGCCGGCTGGAAACGCTTTTATCTGAAATGGTATGACGCCAGCCATCCGTCGGCAGAACAGTTCTGCCCGAAGACCGTGGCGCTGCTGCGCCAGACCCCAAGCGTCAAGGCCGCGATGTTTGCTGAACTGGCGCCGGGCGGCACACTCAATCCGCACCGCGACCCGTTTGCCGGTTCGCTACGCTATCACCTCGGCCTGGTCACGCCGAACGACGACCGCTGCTTCATTGAAGTCAATCAGCAACGCTACAGCTGGCGCGATGGCCAAGGCGTGGTATTCGACGAAACCTATATCCACTGGGCGCAGAACGGCACCGACGTCAACCGCATCATCATCTTCTGTGACATCGAACGGCCAATGCGCTACCGCTGGGCGCAAGCAATCAACCGCTGGCTCGGGCGCCACATGATGAGCGCCGCCGCCTCACCGAACGAAACCGGCGACGAAACCGGCGGCATCAACAAGCTGTTCCGCTTCGTCTGGGCTGCCGGCCAATATCGCCGCCGCCTGAAGAAGTTCAGCAAGCCGCTGTACCTCTGCATCAAATTCGGACTGATCATTGGCGCGGTGCTCGCCATCATTTATCTTTGA
- a CDS encoding sodium:calcium antiporter, with product MMLAIALLLGSAVVIYLSCEYFVNSIEWVGRRLGIAQSAVGTVLAAFGTALPESVVTFVAVVFGRDAAHREIGVGAALGGPLVLATIAYAVVGLMFVLNRKKLGGILLSASAAQRLSRDQAWFIGIFLLKVGLGLVAFTLKPWLGILFLLAYGVYIWGEMRKEEDADAEVHDLEPLKFRPHNPQPGIGWALLQTLVALVVIFLSSQLFVHQLGEVSPWLGISPQLTALLLSPIATELPEILNAVIWVRQGKQTLALSNISGAMMIQATIPTALVLIFTPWMLGPALLWAAAVTMLSMLGLYALLRKGMLTGGRLALFGVLYLLFAAGLGTIGVH from the coding sequence ATGATGCTCGCTATCGCATTATTGCTGGGTTCCGCCGTCGTCATCTACTTATCGTGTGAATATTTTGTCAATAGCATCGAATGGGTCGGGCGTCGCCTCGGTATTGCGCAAAGCGCGGTAGGTACAGTGCTGGCAGCATTTGGTACGGCGCTGCCGGAAAGCGTGGTGACTTTCGTCGCCGTGGTGTTCGGACGCGATGCCGCGCATCGGGAAATCGGTGTTGGCGCTGCGCTGGGCGGCCCTCTTGTACTGGCGACCATCGCCTACGCGGTGGTCGGCCTGATGTTTGTCCTGAACCGCAAGAAGCTCGGCGGCATCCTGCTGTCGGCTAGCGCTGCCCAGCGCTTGAGCCGGGACCAGGCCTGGTTCATCGGCATCTTCCTGCTCAAGGTTGGGCTGGGGCTGGTTGCGTTCACGCTCAAGCCGTGGCTTGGCATTCTTTTCCTGCTGGCCTACGGCGTGTATATCTGGGGCGAGATGCGCAAGGAAGAAGACGCCGATGCCGAAGTGCATGACCTGGAGCCGCTGAAATTCCGGCCGCACAATCCGCAGCCTGGCATCGGCTGGGCCTTGCTCCAGACGCTGGTGGCGCTGGTGGTGATTTTCCTGAGTTCGCAGCTGTTCGTGCATCAACTGGGAGAAGTCTCGCCTTGGCTCGGTATTTCGCCGCAACTGACGGCACTGCTGCTCAGCCCGATCGCCACTGAGCTGCCGGAAATCCTCAACGCCGTGATCTGGGTGCGCCAAGGTAAGCAGACGCTGGCACTCAGCAACATCAGCGGCGCCATGATGATCCAGGCCACCATTCCGACCGCGCTGGTGCTGATCTTCACGCCCTGGATGCTGGGGCCGGCACTGTTATGGGCGGCGGCAGTCACCATGCTGTCGATGCTGGGGTTGTATGCGCTACTGCGCAAAGGCATGCTGACCGGTGGGCGGCTGGCGTTGTTCGGCGTGCTGTACCTGTTGTTTGCCGCCGGGTTAGGGACTATCGGCGTGCATTGA
- a CDS encoding YnfA family protein produces the protein MLTITKTFGLFLLTAIAELLGCYLPMLWLSGKGSAWLLLPATISLLAFVWLLTLHPIASGRVYAAYGAVYIATAIFWLWSVDGVTPRWSDLLGAGLALAGAAVIALGARA, from the coding sequence ATGCTGACCATCACCAAGACCTTTGGATTATTCCTGCTGACCGCCATCGCCGAATTGCTCGGCTGTTACCTGCCTATGCTCTGGCTGTCCGGCAAAGGTTCGGCGTGGCTGCTGTTGCCAGCCACGATCAGCCTGCTAGCGTTCGTCTGGCTGCTGACGTTGCATCCGATCGCCAGCGGCCGCGTATATGCGGCCTATGGCGCGGTGTATATCGCCACCGCCATCTTCTGGCTCTGGAGCGTCGATGGCGTTACGCCCAGGTGGAGCGACCTGCTCGGCGCCGGACTGGCGTTGGCAGGTGCTGCCGTGATTGCCCTGGGCGCACGCGCCTGA
- the sugE gene encoding quaternary ammonium compound efflux SMR transporter SugE, with amino-acid sequence MAWVILFLAGIAEVIWAVGLKYSEGFTRTWPSVITVVGMAISIWLLALAMRTLPLGTAYAVWTGIGAVGSFIAGILLMGEAVNAARIVSVSLIVLGLIGLKLSSAS; translated from the coding sequence ATGGCCTGGGTGATTCTTTTTCTTGCCGGTATCGCTGAAGTGATCTGGGCGGTTGGTCTTAAATATTCAGAAGGTTTTACGCGCACCTGGCCATCGGTGATTACGGTGGTCGGCATGGCGATCAGTATCTGGTTGCTGGCCTTGGCGATGCGCACTTTACCGCTCGGTACGGCATATGCCGTCTGGACCGGCATTGGCGCGGTCGGCTCGTTCATCGCCGGTATTCTGTTGATGGGAGAGGCCGTCAACGCCGCGCGCATTGTCAGCGTGAGTTTGATCGTGCTGGGACTGATCGGGTTGAAGCTGTCTTCGGCGAGCTGA
- a CDS encoding ribbon-helix-helix domain-containing protein gives MCQIYAQADPILYESRTRSVRIMGVITTIKLENLFWQTLAELAADNDMTTSQLIAKLHGEVTAHFGEASNFSSFLRVTCLRYQTLKTQAGQQLKSATTNEKNKAAA, from the coding sequence ATGTGTCAAATCTACGCGCAAGCCGATCCGATCTTGTATGAATCGCGTACCCGCTCGGTACGCATCATGGGCGTCATCACCACCATCAAGCTAGAGAACCTGTTCTGGCAAACCCTGGCTGAACTGGCCGCGGATAATGACATGACCACCAGCCAGCTAATCGCAAAACTGCATGGCGAAGTCACCGCGCATTTCGGTGAAGCCAGCAATTTTTCTTCTTTCCTGCGCGTCACCTGCCTGCGTTATCAAACCTTGAAAACCCAAGCCGGCCAACAGCTCAAGAGCGCCACCACAAACGAAAAAAACAAGGCTGCCGCATAA
- a CDS encoding DJ-1/PfpI family protein encodes MSAKKILFLAGDYVEDYELMVPFQALQMVGHQVDVVCPDKPAGAQIRTAIHDFEGDQTYSEKPGHNFTLNAAFSDVDVSRYDALLIPGGRAPEYLRLNPRVIEIVQQFHAADKPIAAVCHGPQLLAAAGVLEGKTCSAYPACAPEVKLAGGKYAEIDVTAAHRDGNLVTAPAWPAHPAWLALFLAALGTRIEL; translated from the coding sequence ATGAGTGCCAAGAAAATCCTGTTTCTCGCCGGCGATTACGTTGAAGATTATGAACTGATGGTGCCGTTCCAGGCGCTACAGATGGTCGGCCACCAGGTCGATGTGGTATGCCCTGACAAACCCGCCGGCGCGCAGATCCGCACAGCCATCCACGACTTCGAAGGCGACCAGACTTACAGCGAAAAGCCTGGTCACAACTTCACATTGAATGCAGCCTTCAGTGATGTCGATGTCAGCCGCTACGACGCCTTGCTCATTCCGGGCGGACGCGCGCCCGAATACCTGCGCCTGAATCCGCGCGTGATCGAAATCGTCCAGCAATTCCATGCCGCGGACAAACCAATCGCCGCCGTCTGCCACGGCCCGCAACTGCTGGCTGCAGCCGGCGTACTGGAAGGAAAAACCTGCTCAGCCTACCCGGCGTGCGCACCGGAAGTCAAACTGGCCGGAGGAAAATATGCGGAAATCGATGTCACCGCCGCACACCGCGACGGCAACCTGGTGACCGCGCCGGCATGGCCTGCGCATCCGGCGTGGCTGGCGCTGTTCCTGGCGGCATTGGGGACTCGCATCGAATTATGA
- the folE gene encoding GTP cyclohydrolase I FolE: MASKDALQTVAASALSERPSRAEAESAIRTLLRWAGDDPDREGLLDTPARVARAYEEFFAGYSKDPVEILSTTFSEVEGYDEMVVLTDIRFESHCEHHMAPIIGKAHVAYLPDRRVVGISKLARLVDIFAKRLQIQEKMTVQIADTLQQVLLPKGVAVVIEASHGCMTTRGIHKPGTSLVTSRMLGAFRDDPSTRREFMSIISQKRNG, translated from the coding sequence ATGGCCTCAAAAGACGCATTACAAACCGTTGCGGCTAGCGCATTATCCGAACGTCCCAGCAGGGCAGAGGCAGAGTCCGCTATTCGCACCTTGCTGCGCTGGGCCGGGGATGATCCTGACCGCGAAGGCTTGCTCGACACACCGGCACGCGTGGCGCGCGCCTATGAAGAATTCTTTGCCGGCTACAGCAAGGATCCGGTTGAAATTCTTTCAACCACTTTTTCGGAAGTCGAAGGCTACGATGAAATGGTGGTGCTGACCGATATCCGTTTCGAGAGCCATTGCGAGCATCACATGGCGCCGATCATCGGCAAGGCGCATGTGGCGTATCTGCCGGACCGCCGCGTGGTGGGCATTTCCAAGCTGGCGCGCCTGGTGGATATTTTCGCCAAGCGTCTGCAGATTCAGGAAAAGATGACAGTCCAGATCGCCGATACCCTGCAGCAAGTGTTGCTGCCGAAGGGTGTTGCAGTCGTGATCGAAGCCTCGCACGGTTGCATGACCACGCGCGGCATCCACAAGCCGGGCACCAGCCTGGTGACCAGCCGCATGCTGGGCGCATTCCGCGACGATCCGTCGACTCGCCGCGAATTCATGAGCATCATTAGCCAGAAACGCAACGGCTGA
- a CDS encoding MFS transporter, with protein MQKISTLSRATLMFPLALVLFEFSVYIANDMIQPGMLMVTHEFGASAAWVASAMTAFLVGGAIFQWLFGPLSDRIGRRPVMLGGTLFFILTCLATLFSNSIESFIVLRVLQGMGLCFISSVGYAVVQEAFEEKAAIRVTALMANVALIAPLIGPVAGAFMIEVLPWRMVFVFIAAIASLSLVGLARHMPETVKPRKEKLPLMQILHDYREVVSNVHFLKAAMCMPLLAIPLIGWIAMSPVILVTDGHLTVVEYGYWQIPVFGCLIAGNLVLARQVDRWRLGSSIKLALYPIGVGIAIMLLGAAFFDKPYFLVAAISIIAFGEGLSAAVMIRFTLTESAVSKATVAATMGMINMTLYGVGIELYKVFYLHAGMMGFALFSAAVIGLYWYLARSVVARAMLARVTGHGDKEGSAR; from the coding sequence ATGCAAAAAATCTCTACTCTCAGCCGTGCCACATTGATGTTCCCGCTAGCTCTGGTCTTGTTCGAGTTTTCGGTCTACATCGCCAACGACATGATCCAGCCAGGCATGCTGATGGTCACCCATGAATTCGGCGCCAGCGCGGCCTGGGTGGCGTCTGCGATGACCGCGTTCCTGGTCGGCGGCGCCATATTTCAATGGCTGTTCGGACCGCTGTCGGATCGCATTGGACGGCGCCCTGTGATGTTGGGTGGTACGCTGTTTTTCATCCTGACCTGCCTCGCCACGCTGTTCTCCAACAGCATCGAGAGCTTCATCGTGCTGCGCGTGTTGCAAGGTATGGGCTTGTGCTTCATTTCCTCGGTCGGTTATGCCGTGGTACAGGAAGCGTTTGAAGAAAAGGCGGCGATCCGAGTCACTGCGCTGATGGCGAATGTGGCGCTGATTGCACCGCTGATCGGGCCAGTGGCAGGCGCCTTCATGATTGAAGTACTGCCGTGGCGCATGGTGTTCGTCTTCATCGCCGCGATCGCTTCACTGTCATTGGTCGGACTGGCCCGGCACATGCCGGAAACCGTCAAGCCGCGCAAGGAAAAGCTGCCGCTGATGCAGATCCTGCACGACTACCGTGAAGTGGTCAGCAATGTCCACTTCCTCAAGGCGGCGATGTGCATGCCATTGCTGGCGATTCCACTGATCGGCTGGATCGCCATGTCGCCGGTGATCCTGGTAACAGACGGCCACTTGACCGTGGTCGAGTACGGCTACTGGCAGATTCCCGTGTTCGGCTGCCTGATCGCCGGCAACCTGGTGTTGGCGCGCCAGGTAGACCGCTGGCGCCTCGGCAGTTCGATCAAACTGGCGCTGTATCCGATTGGCGTCGGTATCGCCATCATGCTGCTCGGCGCGGCGTTCTTCGACAAACCCTACTTCCTGGTCGCCGCCATCAGCATAATCGCATTCGGCGAAGGCTTGTCGGCAGCCGTCATGATCCGCTTCACGTTAACTGAAAGCGCCGTCTCCAAAGCTACCGTCGCGGCGACCATGGGCATGATCAACATGACGCTGTACGGAGTCGGCATCGAACTGTACAAGGTGTTTTACTTGCACGCGGGAATGATGGGGTTTGCGCTGTTCTCGGCCGCGGTGATCGGCCTCTACTGGTATCTGGCGCGCAGCGTGGTGGCACGTGCGATGTTGGCTCGCGTGACGGGTCACGGCGACAAGGAAGGATCGGCGCGCTAA
- a CDS encoding LysR family transcriptional regulator, protein MDRLVAMQVFVEVADRGSLTAAADHLDMSRAMVSRYLAELEEWVGARLFHRTTRKLSLTSAGSDTLPRCRQLLDMAGDIQSSAATPENAPRGTLRLTCSMSLGQAYLAPLLARFLKRYPGTAVSMLLVDRAVNLIEERVDLAIRITNSLDPNLIARKLAVCRSVVCASPDYLQEHGTPKKAEDLALHNCLTYSYFGKSLWEFEKDGVPVAVPVGGNMSANESSVLLEAAVSGAGITMQPVYAAAKLLRSGKLRALLTAYQPREMSIYGVYASRRQMPAILRAMLDFLVEEFSADPDWETPVV, encoded by the coding sequence ATGGATCGTCTGGTCGCAATGCAGGTGTTTGTCGAAGTCGCGGATCGCGGCAGCCTGACAGCGGCCGCGGATCATCTGGACATGTCGCGAGCGATGGTCTCGCGCTACCTTGCTGAGCTGGAAGAATGGGTTGGCGCTCGCCTGTTCCACCGCACCACCCGCAAATTGAGCCTGACCTCGGCCGGCAGCGACACCCTGCCACGCTGTCGCCAGTTGCTGGATATGGCCGGCGACATCCAATCCTCCGCGGCGACACCCGAGAACGCGCCGCGCGGCACGCTGCGCCTGACCTGCAGCATGTCTCTGGGACAAGCCTATCTGGCGCCGTTGCTGGCGCGCTTCCTGAAACGCTATCCGGGTACTGCGGTATCGATGTTACTAGTCGATCGCGCCGTCAACCTGATTGAGGAAAGGGTCGACCTGGCGATCCGCATCACCAACTCGCTCGATCCTAACCTGATCGCCCGCAAACTGGCGGTGTGTCGTTCAGTGGTGTGCGCCTCGCCGGATTATCTGCAAGAGCACGGCACGCCGAAAAAAGCCGAAGACCTGGCGCTGCATAACTGCCTGACCTATTCTTATTTCGGCAAAAGTCTATGGGAATTCGAAAAGGATGGTGTGCCGGTAGCGGTGCCGGTTGGCGGCAACATGAGCGCCAACGAATCGTCGGTATTGCTGGAAGCAGCGGTCAGCGGCGCTGGAATTACCATGCAGCCGGTCTATGCTGCGGCAAAACTGCTGCGTAGTGGTAAACTACGTGCGCTGCTCACGGCATACCAACCGCGCGAAATGAGCATTTACGGCGTCTATGCTTCGCGCCGCCAAATGCCAGCCATCCTGCGCGCCATGCTCGACTTTCTGGTCGAAGAGTTCAGCGCAGATCCTGATTGGGAAACACCGGTCGTTTGA
- a CDS encoding MBL fold metallo-hydrolase, translating to MNKRTLFRSFLATTVGLMLAGSAVVAVAAPQPLKLEVYNPGANGVFPVSSELVTGNNEAILIDAQFDRANAGQLVKKIQDSGKKLTTIYISHGDPDYYFGLEVLKEAYPDAKILAPAPVIAHIKATMQDKLAFWGPKLGANAPKQLIVPEPMQGNTLALEGRKLEVIGLDGASPDRTFVWIPSLKAVVGGVLVNGNEHVWTADTQTLASRQQWIRMLDKIEALHPKIVVPGHFSAGAPQNIESVRFTKNYLKTYEAETAKAKDSGALIEAMKKHYPNLEGVSSLELGAKVSKGEMKW from the coding sequence ATGAACAAACGCACTTTATTCCGCTCGTTCCTGGCAACTACCGTCGGCCTGATGCTAGCCGGCAGCGCGGTGGTTGCTGTCGCCGCCCCGCAGCCGCTCAAGCTGGAGGTTTACAATCCAGGCGCCAACGGTGTGTTCCCGGTATCTTCGGAGTTGGTTACCGGTAACAACGAGGCAATCCTGATCGATGCCCAATTCGATCGCGCCAATGCTGGCCAATTGGTGAAAAAGATTCAGGACAGCGGCAAGAAGCTGACCACGATCTACATCAGCCATGGTGATCCGGATTATTACTTTGGACTGGAGGTGCTGAAGGAAGCCTACCCGGACGCGAAGATCCTGGCGCCAGCGCCGGTGATCGCCCACATCAAGGCCACCATGCAGGACAAGCTGGCGTTCTGGGGCCCCAAACTGGGCGCCAACGCACCCAAGCAATTGATCGTGCCGGAGCCGATGCAGGGTAATACGTTGGCCCTGGAAGGCCGCAAGCTGGAAGTGATCGGCCTGGACGGTGCCAGCCCAGACCGCACCTTTGTCTGGATTCCATCGCTGAAGGCGGTGGTCGGTGGCGTGCTGGTGAACGGCAACGAGCATGTGTGGACCGCAGATACCCAGACCCTGGCGTCGCGCCAGCAATGGATCAGGATGCTCGACAAGATCGAAGCTCTGCATCCGAAGATTGTGGTGCCTGGGCACTTCAGCGCCGGTGCGCCGCAAAACATCGAATCGGTGCGTTTTACCAAAAATTATCTGAAGACGTATGAAGCGGAAACTGCCAAGGCCAAGGATTCCGGTGCTCTGATCGAGGCGATGAAAAAGCACTATCCGAACCTGGAAGGCGTGTCCTCGCTGGAATTGGGCGCCAAGGTCAGCAAAGGGGAAATGAAATGGTGA
- a CDS encoding DsbA family protein, producing the protein MCGWCYGAAPLLQAARQIDGLSIVLHGGGMMTGSNRRQVSAALRNYVMQHDHRIAAMTGQVFGDDYFNGLLLDTTATFDSEPPITAILAADAVSGQGLELLERIQQAHYVEGRRVADLAVLRDLAVAVGMEPTQFDRAFAELSGATTQAHIARSRSLLTQVGGQGFPTFALQRGERIEVLDTGRFLGQTEAWKAVLSR; encoded by the coding sequence ATGTGCGGCTGGTGCTACGGCGCCGCGCCGTTGCTGCAAGCAGCGCGCCAGATCGATGGCCTCAGCATCGTGCTGCATGGAGGCGGCATGATGACCGGCAGCAATCGGCGGCAGGTCAGTGCGGCATTGCGCAATTATGTGATGCAGCACGACCATCGGATTGCAGCGATGACCGGCCAGGTATTCGGCGACGATTACTTCAACGGCCTGTTGCTCGATACGACGGCAACGTTTGATTCCGAGCCGCCGATTACTGCCATCCTGGCCGCGGATGCTGTATCCGGGCAGGGGCTGGAGTTGCTGGAACGGATTCAGCAGGCGCATTATGTGGAGGGACGGCGGGTCGCTGATCTGGCGGTGCTGCGCGATCTGGCGGTGGCGGTCGGAATGGAGCCGACGCAATTTGATCGCGCGTTCGCCGAACTGAGTGGCGCGACGACGCAAGCGCATATCGCCCGCAGCCGGTCTTTGCTGACGCAGGTTGGCGGCCAGGGTTTTCCCACTTTTGCATTGCAGCGTGGCGAGCGTATTGAGGTGCTGGATACGGGGCGATTCCTGGGGCAGACGGAAGCGTGGAAGGCTGTTCTGAGCAGATAA